From Selenomonas sp. AB3002, one genomic window encodes:
- the aroQ gene encoding type II 3-dehydroquinate dehydratase, protein MANVLVLHGPNLNLLGTREPEIYGSNTLEDINELLRKRAEEAGLGIDFLQSNHEGVLVDAVQGARGKYDYIIFNAAAFTHYSIALRDAIAAVEVPVIEVHISNIHKREEFRHASVLAPVALGQICGLGVASYLAALEAIIFKLKA, encoded by the coding sequence ATGGCGAATGTCTTGGTGCTTCACGGACCTAATCTGAATCTTTTGGGAACCCGCGAGCCGGAAATCTATGGTTCCAATACACTGGAGGATATCAATGAACTCTTGAGAAAGCGGGCTGAAGAGGCCGGGCTGGGCATAGATTTCCTGCAGTCAAACCATGAGGGAGTATTGGTGGATGCAGTCCAGGGGGCGCGTGGCAAGTATGACTATATCATCTTCAACGCTGCTGCCTTCACTCACTACAGCATTGCCCTGCGGGATGCCATCGCTGCCGTGGAAGTGCCGGTGATAGAGGTGCATATATCCAATATCCATAAGCGTGAAGAGTTTAGGCACGCTTCTGTATTGGCTCCAGTAGCTTTGGGACAGATTTGCGGCTTGGGCGTTGCCAGTTATCTGGCAGCTTTGGAGGCCATCATCTTCAAGCTCAAGGCATAA
- a CDS encoding FAD-dependent oxidoreductase — protein sequence MSGKTIKYAGKDIPLLFSVDVCVAGGGPSGTAAAVSAGRNGARTVLIERGVALGGLAVLGCVYPFMDTHAPDSDTPYVTEVKDRLRRHGIEPFDGVTRQTWHNPETLTLIYDEMCEESGVEILYQTVLVDTIRSDHRITAAVVQTIAGLAAIQAKTFIDATGDAYLARSAGVPHERGYEKTGNNQPLSFRFEMGGIDVERLYRHVAVELDEDWCKSKPPYFEIAEAMHRKQRYKLEALMAKGVETGEITQEEAEYMQAYTIIGKNGVMSMNCPELPVRFSATDPVSYSKAVSFGRKMMHHIASYLIRHLPGFEHAFISREAAMLGARESWRIRGKYYLVEDDYHSQSRFHDAVCRTAWFIDAHGEKVSEKLPQGGFYEIPYRSLVTNEIENLIVAGRCISASFILQASMRIQPTCMSIGEAAGIAAAWGITHKFEANEVRWEDIPATDRSYVSVEA from the coding sequence GTGTCAGGCAAAACTATCAAGTATGCTGGCAAAGACATTCCCTTGCTTTTTTCGGTGGATGTCTGCGTAGCAGGCGGTGGACCCTCTGGCACAGCGGCAGCCGTCAGTGCCGGGAGAAACGGTGCAAGAACCGTATTGATAGAACGTGGCGTTGCCCTGGGGGGCCTGGCAGTGCTGGGGTGCGTATATCCCTTTATGGACACCCATGCACCAGACAGCGATACACCTTATGTGACAGAAGTGAAGGACAGGCTGCGCAGGCACGGCATTGAGCCATTTGATGGGGTGACCAGGCAGACCTGGCACAATCCTGAGACCCTCACCCTTATCTATGATGAAATGTGTGAAGAATCGGGGGTGGAAATTCTCTATCAGACGGTGTTGGTGGATACGATAAGATCCGACCATAGGATCACTGCAGCCGTTGTGCAGACCATCGCGGGTTTGGCTGCTATTCAGGCTAAGACATTCATTGATGCTACCGGAGATGCCTATCTTGCGCGCTCAGCAGGAGTTCCTCATGAGCGGGGATATGAAAAGACAGGCAACAACCAGCCGTTATCTTTCCGCTTTGAAATGGGCGGCATTGACGTGGAGCGGCTATACCGTCATGTGGCGGTGGAGCTTGACGAGGACTGGTGCAAGTCCAAGCCGCCTTACTTTGAGATTGCCGAAGCCATGCACAGGAAGCAGCGCTACAAGCTGGAAGCGCTGATGGCAAAAGGAGTTGAAACTGGGGAAATCACCCAGGAAGAAGCGGAATACATGCAGGCTTACACTATCATTGGCAAGAATGGGGTCATGAGCATGAACTGTCCTGAATTGCCTGTGCGCTTTTCCGCAACAGATCCCGTATCATACAGCAAGGCTGTCTCTTTTGGCCGCAAAATGATGCACCATATTGCCTCCTACCTTATCCGTCATCTGCCAGGCTTTGAACACGCCTTTATCAGCCGTGAGGCTGCCATGCTGGGCGCCAGGGAATCATGGCGTATACGCGGAAAGTATTACTTGGTGGAAGATGATTACCATAGCCAGAGCCGTTTCCATGATGCTGTCTGTCGCACAGCCTGGTTCATTGATGCCCACGGTGAGAAAGTCTCGGAGAAACTGCCCCAGGGCGGCTTCTATGAGATTCCCTATCGTTCACTGGTGACAAATGAGATTGAGAACTTGATTGTGGCAGGGCGCTGCATCAGCGCCAGCTTCATATTGCAGGCATCTATGCGCATTCAGCCCACCTGCATGAGCATTGGGGAGGCTGCGGGCATTGCGGCGGCCTGGGGGATAACGCACAAGTTTGAAGCCAATGAGGTGCGTTGGGAGGATATTCCCGCGACAGATAGAAGTTATGTCAGCGTAGAAGCATAA
- a CDS encoding C69 family dipeptidase, with translation MKSKRRVFISLLLGALCLAPVGAQACTTTIVTKGASADGSVFVSHSNDSFDSDPNIVYVPAKDHEAGEMRQVYPAAIAFDEMPDYACYANPRLVAPERAAGYDYPGREKTKPLGEIPEISHTYAYIDSDYGVMNEHGLMLGECTNNSAHLEYLEPGEGRGIFYASELGRVALERCRTAREAINLMGEMIDEHGLWGTGETLLVADKDEGWVLEMQPTPSGKGGFWIAQKVPDGEFFVAANQFRIRAIRPGARDQIFNPGLPEKLKEAGWAAYDKDGNMDWVLSMQAVEDFHPYFALRRVWRALSLAAASANLPARVENWDTESYPFSIRPDHRLTVQEVMNLHRDAYEGTEFDRRKGESAGLFASPYRHASKPKWERSITATNIAYAWITQARADLPCPLFWLAMNAPAESVYLPLAVAPLPEAYSGNDRKNYDQDKAWWISGQVTTLTRGYYSALSPQVREAAFQEEQRGIKLVNEAAGMSAEAFARTLNKNAVRALSDWKVLYGKLLSNSDCGHYLKYDESYQPKDDNVTEY, from the coding sequence ATGAAATCGAAAAGGAGAGTTTTTATTTCCCTGTTGCTGGGCGCCCTCTGCCTGGCGCCTGTGGGGGCCCAGGCTTGCACCACGACTATCGTGACTAAGGGGGCTTCTGCTGATGGCAGCGTCTTTGTCAGCCATTCCAATGATTCCTTTGACAGTGACCCCAATATAGTCTATGTGCCTGCCAAGGACCATGAAGCAGGGGAGATGCGCCAGGTTTATCCGGCTGCCATAGCCTTTGATGAGATGCCGGACTATGCCTGCTATGCCAATCCCCGCCTGGTAGCGCCGGAGAGGGCGGCTGGCTACGACTATCCTGGCAGGGAAAAGACGAAGCCGCTGGGGGAGATACCTGAGATTTCCCACACCTATGCGTATATCGATAGCGACTACGGGGTGATGAATGAGCACGGCCTGATGCTGGGAGAATGCACCAATAACTCTGCTCATCTGGAATATTTGGAGCCAGGAGAAGGCAGGGGAATCTTTTATGCCTCAGAGCTGGGGCGGGTAGCTCTCGAGCGTTGCCGCACGGCACGGGAAGCCATCAACCTCATGGGAGAGATGATAGACGAACACGGCCTTTGGGGCACGGGAGAAACCTTGCTGGTGGCAGATAAAGACGAGGGCTGGGTGCTGGAAATGCAGCCCACTCCTTCGGGCAAGGGAGGTTTCTGGATTGCCCAGAAGGTGCCCGATGGAGAGTTTTTCGTGGCAGCCAATCAGTTCCGTATCCGTGCTATCAGGCCGGGAGCAAGGGACCAGATTTTCAATCCTGGCTTGCCCGAGAAGCTGAAAGAAGCTGGCTGGGCTGCCTATGACAAAGACGGAAATATGGATTGGGTACTCTCCATGCAGGCCGTGGAGGATTTCCATCCCTATTTTGCCCTGCGGCGTGTCTGGCGGGCACTTTCGCTGGCAGCAGCTTCGGCAAATCTTCCTGCCAGGGTGGAGAACTGGGATACGGAAAGCTACCCTTTCTCCATTCGTCCGGACCATCGCCTTACTGTGCAGGAGGTCATGAACCTTCATCGGGATGCCTATGAGGGTACGGAATTTGACCGCCGCAAGGGGGAAAGTGCAGGGCTCTTTGCTTCTCCTTATCGTCATGCCAGCAAGCCCAAGTGGGAACGTTCCATCACTGCCACCAATATCGCTTATGCCTGGATAACCCAGGCTCGTGCTGATTTGCCCTGTCCCCTTTTCTGGCTGGCCATGAATGCCCCGGCTGAAAGCGTGTACCTGCCCTTGGCGGTAGCTCCTTTGCCAGAAGCATACAGCGGCAATGACCGCAAGAATTATGACCAGGATAAGGCCTGGTGGATTTCCGGGCAGGTGACCACTCTGACCCGTGGCTATTACAGTGCCCTTTCCCCACAAGTGCGGGAGGCAGCTTTTCAGGAAGAACAGCGGGGGATAAAGCTGGTAAATGAAGCTGCCGGCATGTCAGCTGAAGCTTTTGCCAGGACTTTGAATAAAAATGCTGTCCGTGCCCTGTCAGACTGGAAGGTGCTTTACGGAAAGCTCTTGAGCAACAGCGATTGCGGCCATTACCTCAAGTATGACGAGTCCTATCAGCCCAAAGATGATAATGTCACAGAGTACTGA
- a CDS encoding Asp23/Gls24 family envelope stress response protein: MANEKEIVRKDNSLGSIRIADEVVSIIAGLAATEVEGIAGMSGGIAGGIAEMLGRRNFAKGVKVEVGEKEAAVDLYIIVKYGVRIPDVALAAQENVKQAIETMTGLSVVEVNIHVQGVGFPEDENKPEEVRVR; encoded by the coding sequence ATGGCAAACGAAAAGGAAATTGTGCGGAAAGATAATTCTCTGGGCTCCATTCGCATTGCTGATGAAGTAGTCAGCATCATTGCCGGCCTGGCTGCCACTGAGGTGGAGGGCATTGCCGGCATGAGCGGCGGCATCGCTGGCGGCATTGCCGAGATGCTGGGCCGCAGGAATTTTGCCAAGGGCGTGAAGGTTGAGGTGGGCGAGAAGGAAGCTGCCGTTGACCTCTACATTATCGTGAAATATGGTGTGCGTATACCCGATGTAGCTCTGGCTGCCCAGGAGAATGTGAAACAGGCCATTGAGACCATGACGGGCCTTTCCGTGGTGGAAGTGAACATTCACGTCCAGGGAGTAGGTTTCCCGGAAGATGAGAACAAGCCTGAAGAAGTGCGGGTAAGATAA
- the efp gene encoding elongation factor P, with the protein MINSTDFRTGLTIEIDGGVWQIVDFQHVKPGKGAAFVRTKIKNVETGAVVERTFNPNEKMPAAHLENRNMQFLYEADGMYTFMDMESYEQSELNKEQLGDALNYLMENMEVTLQSFKGRIIGISLPNSVNLKVVECEPSVKGNTATGATKMAKVETGYEVRVPLFVNEGDTLRIDTRTGNYIERA; encoded by the coding sequence ATGATTAACAGTACTGATTTCCGCACGGGCCTGACCATCGAGATTGATGGCGGTGTCTGGCAGATTGTAGATTTCCAGCATGTGAAGCCGGGCAAGGGCGCAGCCTTCGTTCGCACCAAGATCAAGAACGTTGAGACTGGCGCTGTGGTTGAGCGCACTTTCAACCCCAACGAGAAGATGCCTGCTGCTCATCTGGAGAACCGCAACATGCAGTTCCTCTATGAGGCTGATGGCATGTATACTTTCATGGACATGGAGTCCTATGAGCAGTCCGAGCTCAACAAGGAGCAGCTGGGCGATGCACTGAACTACCTCATGGAGAACATGGAAGTTACCCTCCAGTCCTTCAAGGGCCGCATCATCGGCATCAGCCTGCCGAACTCTGTCAACCTGAAGGTTGTGGAGTGCGAGCCCAGCGTCAAGGGCAATACTGCCACCGGCGCTACCAAGATGGCCAAAGTTGAGACTGGCTACGAGGTTCGTGTGCCCCTGTTCGTTAACGAGGGTGACACCCTCCGCATTGATACCCGTACGGGCAACTACATCGAGCGCGCTTAA
- a CDS encoding 4'-phosphopantetheinyl transferase superfamily protein → MKPDISVGLDIEKMMGPVEEWAGAALADEEYQYLSSCETNAEKTKMFYRLWTRKESLLKCEGRGFMVEPGQICTLPLDRANGISYFGDVYGISSLEWQGHILSVALAGKIPRILVREITNIGGYLREKHGNVFGNSCFHA, encoded by the coding sequence GTGAAGCCTGATATATCAGTGGGGCTGGATATTGAGAAGATGATGGGACCGGTTGAAGAATGGGCCGGTGCGGCTCTGGCTGATGAGGAATATCAATATTTATCTTCTTGTGAAACAAATGCTGAAAAAACGAAAATGTTCTACAGGCTTTGGACCAGGAAAGAAAGCTTGCTGAAGTGCGAAGGCCGTGGTTTCATGGTTGAACCTGGACAGATCTGTACGCTGCCCCTGGATCGTGCAAATGGGATTTCTTACTTTGGGGATGTCTATGGTATCAGCAGCCTGGAGTGGCAGGGGCATATCTTGTCAGTAGCTTTGGCAGGGAAGATTCCACGCATATTGGTGCGGGAGATAACAAATATTGGGGGGTACTTACGTGAAAAACATGGAAATGTCTTTGGGAATTCCTGTTTTCATGCGTAA
- a CDS encoding U32 family peptidase C-terminal domain-containing protein codes for MLKKPELLAPAGNMEKMKMALLYGADAVYLGGKSYGLRALGGNFTRNELKEAMEFAHGLGKKVYVTVNIFPHNADLEDLPDYLRYLAEIGTDALLVADLGLFRLCQQVIPEMELHISTQANNTNWATVNAWHELGAKRVVLAREMSLKEVGTIREKTKADLEMFVHGAMCISYSGRCLLSNYFTGRDANRGACAQSCRWKYALVEETRPGKYFPIEEDDRGSYIMNSKDMCLLPHLKDVIESGVDSLKIEGRMKSVHYAASVTKAYRLAIDSYFEDPEHFEIRQEWLDELEKVSHRPYTTGFYYHQPDADDQIYGTSSYIQTSDFVGLVLSYDEATGYATVEQRNNMKKGQELEIFQPRGEGFRQELSDMLDEEGQPIEVAPHPQQIVRIRMARPVEPYTILRRDVQG; via the coding sequence ATTTTGAAGAAACCGGAGCTTTTAGCCCCAGCCGGCAATATGGAGAAGATGAAGATGGCCCTGCTCTACGGAGCAGACGCTGTGTATTTGGGGGGCAAGTCCTACGGACTCAGAGCCCTGGGGGGGAATTTCACCAGGAATGAGCTCAAGGAAGCTATGGAATTTGCCCACGGTCTGGGCAAAAAGGTCTACGTGACGGTGAATATCTTCCCTCATAATGCGGATTTAGAGGATTTGCCTGACTATCTGCGCTATCTGGCTGAAATAGGCACGGACGCCCTGCTGGTGGCTGATTTGGGACTTTTCCGCCTTTGCCAGCAGGTTATCCCGGAGATGGAACTTCATATCAGCACCCAGGCCAACAATACCAACTGGGCTACCGTCAACGCCTGGCATGAGCTGGGGGCGAAAAGGGTGGTGCTCGCCAGGGAGATGAGCCTTAAGGAAGTCGGCACCATCAGGGAGAAAACCAAGGCAGACCTGGAGATGTTCGTGCATGGTGCCATGTGCATTTCCTACTCAGGACGCTGCCTGCTCAGCAACTATTTCACGGGCAGGGATGCCAACCGGGGCGCCTGTGCCCAGTCCTGCCGCTGGAAGTATGCGCTGGTGGAGGAAACACGTCCCGGCAAGTACTTTCCCATTGAGGAAGACGACAGGGGCAGCTACATCATGAACTCCAAGGATATGTGCCTGCTGCCTCATTTGAAGGATGTCATTGAAAGCGGTGTGGACAGCCTGAAGATTGAGGGGCGCATGAAGAGCGTCCACTATGCTGCCAGCGTCACCAAGGCCTATCGACTGGCCATTGACAGCTATTTTGAGGATCCGGAACATTTTGAGATCAGGCAGGAATGGCTGGATGAATTGGAGAAAGTATCCCATAGGCCTTATACCACAGGTTTTTACTATCATCAGCCTGATGCTGATGACCAGATTTATGGCACTTCTTCCTATATCCAGACCTCTGACTTTGTGGGGCTGGTGCTCTCCTACGACGAAGCCACGGGCTATGCTACGGTGGAGCAGCGCAACAATATGAAGAAGGGGCAGGAACTGGAAATCTTCCAGCCCAGGGGAGAGGGCTTCCGCCAGGAGCTTTCGGATATGCTGGATGAAGAGGGGCAGCCCATAGAGGTGGCGCCTCACCCCCAGCAGATTGTCAGGATTCGCATGGCAAGGCCTGTAGAGCCTTACACCATACTCAGAAGGGATGTGCAGGGGTAA
- a CDS encoding Xaa-Pro peptidase family protein, translating to MIKSRLEAVRALLAEQGVDAVVVTKYVNLHYFSGFRGDDTTLVISRDKAALITDNRYTEQAGLQAPLFEIVEQQDGLLSKTAEVVKSFGCRKVAFEGNALIYDDFQKLTELLEGVEFRTALHLDKLREIKDAEEISYIRKGCEIADKAFAEVLSFIRPGVTELAVAARLENAMRENGSEKPSFTTIVASGLRGSLPHGTATDKVIEAGELVTMDFGGMYQGYCSDITRTICVGPASEKQRFIYSKVLEAQKMALTLIKPGAAGKAVDQAVREALDKDDLGKYFGHGLGHSLGLEIHESPRLSKKSTCNDLRPGMLVTDEPGVYIPGWGGLRIEDTVLVTENGSEALTRANKEFIEIPLN from the coding sequence ATGATAAAGAGCCGTCTTGAAGCTGTGCGTGCCTTGTTGGCCGAACAGGGAGTGGATGCCGTGGTGGTTACGAAGTACGTGAATCTCCATTACTTCAGCGGCTTTCGTGGTGATGATACTACGCTGGTGATTTCCCGTGACAAGGCGGCCCTTATCACGGATAACCGTTACACCGAGCAGGCCGGCTTGCAGGCACCGCTCTTTGAAATCGTAGAGCAGCAGGACGGCCTGCTGTCCAAGACGGCAGAAGTGGTGAAGTCCTTCGGCTGCAGGAAGGTTGCTTTCGAGGGCAATGCCCTTATTTACGATGATTTCCAGAAACTTACAGAATTGCTGGAAGGAGTAGAGTTCAGGACGGCTCTGCATCTGGATAAACTGCGGGAGATCAAGGATGCGGAGGAGATTTCTTATATCCGCAAGGGCTGTGAGATTGCTGACAAGGCTTTTGCCGAGGTGCTTTCTTTTATCCGTCCCGGTGTCACGGAACTGGCTGTGGCGGCCCGGCTGGAGAATGCCATGCGGGAAAACGGCTCTGAGAAGCCTTCATTCACTACCATTGTGGCCTCCGGACTGCGTGGCAGCCTGCCCCATGGCACTGCTACGGACAAGGTGATAGAGGCAGGGGAGCTTGTCACCATGGATTTCGGCGGCATGTACCAGGGCTATTGCTCTGATATTACCCGTACTATCTGCGTTGGCCCTGCCAGCGAAAAGCAGCGCTTTATCTACAGCAAGGTGCTGGAGGCGCAGAAGATGGCACTGACCCTTATCAAGCCTGGTGCTGCCGGCAAGGCGGTGGACCAGGCCGTACGTGAGGCTCTGGACAAAGACGACCTGGGAAAATACTTCGGCCATGGGCTGGGACACAGCCTGGGGCTGGAAATCCACGAGTCGCCGCGCCTTTCCAAGAAGAGTACCTGCAATGACCTGCGTCCCGGCATGCTGGTTACCGATGAGCCGGGAGTATATATTCCGGGTTGGGGCGGCCTGCGCATTGAGGATACGGTGCTGGTGACTGAGAATGGCAGCGAGGCTTTGACCCGTGCCAATAAGGAATTTATAGAAATACCGTTGAATTAA
- a CDS encoding acylphosphatase: MEETVRYFAKASGRVQGVGFRMYVRENASKLGIRGWVMNMSDGTVDMEVQGPSDKVDKLFEIIQAGNYFIKVTEFHIEKQNPVLPPENGFSIRY; encoded by the coding sequence ATGGAAGAAACTGTACGTTATTTTGCCAAGGCATCTGGCAGGGTCCAGGGGGTAGGTTTCCGCATGTATGTGCGGGAAAATGCCAGCAAGCTGGGAATCCGTGGCTGGGTCATGAACATGAGCGACGGCACAGTGGACATGGAGGTGCAGGGGCCTTCAGACAAAGTTGACAAGCTCTTTGAGATTATTCAGGCAGGGAACTATTTCATCAAGGTGACGGAATTCCACATAGAAAAGCAGAATCCCGTCCTGCCGCCGGAGAATGGTTTTTCGATAAGATACTGA
- the nusB gene encoding transcription antitermination factor NusB, which produces MSRRQAREVALQALFQLDFNSPDVEEQKAAYETLAIDTALGEAEGETLTKKDRQYIEMVVAGTRSQLGAIDEMLSAHAKGWKLGRMAAVDRNLARLAVFEMCFAEEKLAPGIAINEAVELAKKFGTDESGRYINGILNALVKKQAD; this is translated from the coding sequence ATGAGTCGTAGACAAGCAAGGGAAGTTGCTTTGCAAGCGCTTTTCCAGTTAGATTTCAATAGTCCTGATGTGGAAGAGCAGAAAGCAGCTTATGAAACCCTGGCCATTGATACAGCCTTGGGCGAGGCAGAGGGGGAGACCCTGACAAAGAAGGACCGCCAGTATATCGAGATGGTAGTGGCTGGTACCAGAAGCCAGCTGGGGGCCATTGATGAAATGCTCAGTGCCCATGCCAAAGGCTGGAAGCTGGGCCGCATGGCGGCAGTAGACCGCAATCTGGCGCGCCTGGCCGTATTCGAGATGTGCTTCGCAGAGGAAAAGCTGGCTCCCGGCATTGCTATCAATGAGGCAGTTGAGCTGGCCAAGAAGTTCGGCACAGATGAATCGGGACGCTACATCAATGGTATCCTGAATGCCCTGGTGAAAAAGCAGGCGGATTGA
- the xseA gene encoding exodeoxyribonuclease VII large subunit: MAVHSVSEINRYIKNLIAGELPLQHMLVRGEISNFKQYPSGHCYFTLKDKLSALKCVMFRSYAQHLRFLPVNGLQVIAGGSMAVYERDGVYQLYTESLVPEGTGDLALAFEQLKEKLSAEGLFAEAHKKPLPRFPRKIGVVTSLAGAVLRDIYHVSSRRWPMVQLVLYPVQVQGEGAAEQIVQAIEFFNRSYPVDTLIVGRGGGSMEDLQAFNEEIVVRAVFASRIPVISAVGHETDFTLIDFVSDQRAATPSQAAELAVPDREELQRYLLMLSARLTRGAESELADCRKRLLHLMQRPALKEPQKLLASRRQRLDMAVLKLQQGTRTAMTEKQHGLEVAMEKLEMLSPVQVLRRGYGIVEQEGKVLSSVREAAAGSLIKVTLKDGSLSARIESLTGQEG, from the coding sequence ATGGCAGTACACAGCGTCAGTGAGATAAACAGGTATATCAAGAACCTTATCGCTGGGGAGCTGCCCCTGCAGCACATGCTGGTAAGGGGAGAGATTTCCAATTTCAAGCAATATCCTTCCGGTCATTGCTACTTCACCCTGAAGGACAAGCTGTCGGCTTTGAAATGCGTCATGTTCAGGAGCTATGCCCAACATCTGCGCTTCCTGCCTGTCAACGGCCTGCAGGTCATTGCAGGAGGAAGCATGGCCGTCTATGAGCGTGACGGGGTCTATCAGCTTTATACTGAATCCCTTGTGCCTGAGGGTACTGGAGATTTGGCACTGGCTTTTGAGCAGCTCAAGGAGAAGCTTTCAGCTGAAGGGCTTTTTGCAGAAGCACATAAAAAGCCTCTGCCCAGATTCCCCAGGAAGATTGGTGTGGTGACCTCATTGGCAGGGGCTGTGCTCAGGGATATATACCATGTATCGTCCCGTCGCTGGCCCATGGTGCAGCTAGTGCTTTACCCTGTGCAGGTGCAGGGGGAGGGGGCAGCTGAGCAGATTGTCCAGGCTATAGAGTTCTTCAACCGCAGCTACCCTGTGGACACCCTGATTGTAGGACGTGGCGGCGGCTCCATGGAGGACTTGCAGGCTTTCAATGAGGAAATCGTAGTCAGGGCTGTCTTCGCCTCCCGGATTCCCGTGATTTCTGCGGTGGGCCATGAGACTGATTTCACCCTGATAGATTTTGTCAGCGACCAACGGGCCGCTACCCCCTCACAGGCGGCAGAACTGGCCGTGCCGGACAGGGAGGAATTGCAGAGATATCTGCTGATGCTTTCAGCCAGGCTCACTCGTGGGGCCGAAAGCGAGCTGGCAGACTGCAGGAAACGGCTTCTGCATCTCATGCAGCGTCCTGCCCTGAAGGAACCGCAGAAACTATTGGCCTCCAGGCGCCAAAGACTGGACATGGCTGTATTGAAACTGCAGCAGGGAACCAGGACGGCTATGACGGAGAAGCAGCATGGCCTGGAAGTGGCTATGGAGAAGCTTGAAATGCTTAGTCCCGTGCAGGTGCTCAGGCGCGGCTACGGCATAGTGGAGCAGGAGGGCAAGGTCCTTTCAAGCGTCAGGGAAGCTGCTGCAGGCAGCCTGATCAAGGTTACTTTGAAGGATGGTTCACTCAGTGCCAGGATTGAATCCCTCACTGGGCAGGAAGGATGA
- the amaP gene encoding alkaline shock response membrane anchor protein AmaP, whose amino-acid sequence MGIINRFFLFVFALFLVMLSLAVLAMCLQIVPEHYWLNELRFALGRTETIAVSAAAFFLSLHLMLLSFSRQAPKTVSQGELVMVESSMGEVGVALDAVRGLVDKLVRDVRGVRDAKVKVRSARKGEGEPLSVSLALIIGQETNVAEVSAAASGLVSARLEKILGYSQVPVEVLITDITNAAPDRKHRVV is encoded by the coding sequence ATGGGGATAATCAATCGCTTTTTCTTATTTGTTTTCGCGCTTTTTCTGGTCATGCTCTCTTTGGCAGTGCTGGCAATGTGCCTGCAAATTGTGCCTGAACATTACTGGCTCAATGAACTTCGCTTTGCCCTGGGGCGGACTGAAACCATCGCGGTTTCGGCAGCTGCCTTTTTCCTCAGCCTGCATTTGATGTTGCTTTCCTTCAGCCGCCAGGCTCCCAAGACGGTTTCCCAAGGGGAACTGGTAATGGTGGAAAGCTCTATGGGGGAGGTAGGCGTAGCCCTGGATGCCGTGCGCGGTCTGGTGGACAAGCTGGTGCGTGATGTTCGGGGAGTTCGTGATGCCAAGGTGAAAGTCCGCTCTGCCCGGAAGGGGGAAGGGGAGCCTCTGTCTGTTTCCCTGGCTTTGATCATTGGTCAGGAAACCAATGTGGCAGAGGTGTCTGCTGCAGCTTCAGGTCTGGTAAGTGCTCGGCTGGAAAAGATCCTGGGTTACAGCCAGGTGCCAGTGGAAGTGCTGATCACGGACATCACCAATGCTGCCCCTGACAGGAAGCACCGTGTGGTTTAA
- a CDS encoding DUF2273 domain-containing protein, with product MKAKILEELLSLWDNHRGASLGLLVGAMLAVAMLIFGFWQTLFVIFMALAGLWLGNEYDSKADAWLDLKETLARFLPVRYQRFRGKDYTDYSFRKER from the coding sequence ATGAAAGCAAAGATACTTGAGGAGCTCCTGAGCCTGTGGGATAATCATCGTGGCGCCAGCCTGGGGCTTTTGGTGGGAGCAATGCTGGCCGTGGCCATGCTGATTTTTGGCTTTTGGCAGACATTGTTCGTGATTTTCATGGCACTGGCAGGTCTGTGGCTGGGCAATGAATACGACAGCAAGGCAGATGCCTGGCTGGACCTGAAGGAGACTCTGGCCCGCTTCCTGCCCGTGAGATACCAGCGCTTCAGGGGCAAAGATTATACGGATTACAGTTTTAGGAAAGAAAGGTAA